The following proteins are encoded in a genomic region of Corylus avellana chromosome ca4, CavTom2PMs-1.0:
- the LOC132179953 gene encoding probable glucan endo-1,3-beta-glucosidase A6, translating to MGLVAFFLFCLVGLSSAEISSKIGINYGRLGNNLPSPRQTMAHIQAVKAGRVKLYDANPEMLRLLSGTKLQVSIMVSNREISGIASSQTAADEWVRNNVVPYYPDTMIRFLLVGNEVLSSLSDRDRQMWFDLVPAMHKIKISLKAQNISNIKIGTPLAMDVMRSTFPPSTGMFRSNVLNTVMIPLLQFLHETKSYFFLDVYPYFPWAANPAHISLDYALLKGRTRYIDPGNGLIYTNLLDQMLDSVTFAMTKLGFPDIRILISETGWPSAGDIEQPGANIQNSATYNRNLVHKITAKPPIGTPARPGIVIPTFLFALYNENQKGGPGTERNWGLLRPDGTPVYDIDLLGKRPLSDYVPLPMAKNNVPYRGKVWCVVARGANLLELRAALAFACRESNGTCDALAPRRECYEPVSLFWHASYAFSSYWARFRSRGATCYFNGLAQQTTKNPSRGFCKFPSVAV from the exons ATGGGTCTTGTtgctttcttcctcttctgtCTTGTTGGTCTCTCAA GTGCAGAAATTTCGAGCAAGATAGGCATAAACTACGGCAGGCTAGGAAACAACTTGCCCTCTCCAAGGCAAACCATGGCGCACATCCAAGCTGTGAAAGCAGGCCGCGTGAAACTCTACGACGCCAACCCAGAAATGTTGAGGCTTCTTTCAGGAACCAAGCTCCAAGTTTCTATTATGGTCTCAAACCGCGAAATATCAGGCATTGCTTCCAGCCAGACCGCCGCCGATGAATGGGTCCGAAACAATGTCGTTCCGTACTACCCCGACACCATGATCCGTTTCCTACTTGTCGGCAACGAGGTCCTCAGCTCCTTGTCAGACCGAGATCGGCAAATGTGGTTCGATCTTGTCCCGGCCatgcacaaaatcaaaatctCTCTCAAAGCCCAAAATATCTCCAACATCAAAATCGGTACCCCGTTGGCCATGGACGTAATGCGATCAACTTTCCCACCATCAACCGGGATGTTCAG GTCCAATGTATTGAACACGGTGATGATACCATTGCTACAATTCTTGCATGAAACCAAATCGTATTTCTTCCTAGACGTGTACCCATACTTCCCGTGGGCGGCCAACCCCGCTCACATTAGCCTTGATTACGCATTACTTAAAGGAAGGACTCGCTACATTGACCCTGGAAACGGCTTAATCTACACAAATTTGCTTGATCAAATGCTTGACTCGGTGACCTTCGCCATGACCAAGCTCGGCTTTCCGGACATCCGGATTTTGATATCGGAGACGGGTTGGCCAAGCGCAGGTGATATCGAACAACCGGGAGCAAATATACAAAATTCAGCCACCTACAACCGGAATCTTGTACACAAGATAACAGCAAAACCACCCATTGGGACCCCGGCTAGGCCTGGCATCGTTATACCGACATTCTTATTCGCGTTGTACAATGAGAACCAAAAGGGTGGTCCAGGAACAGAGCGGAATTGGGGGTTGTTGCGCCCGGACGGGACACCGGTTTACGACATCGACCTGTTGGGGAAGCGGCCTTTATCGGACTATGTGCCATTGCCGATGGCGAAAAACAACGTGCCTTACAGGGGCAAGGTTTGGTGCGTGGTGGCTAGAGGGGCGAATTTGTTGGAGTTAAGAGCAGCATTGGCGTTCGCTTGCCGTGAAAGTAACGGCACATGTGATGCGCTTGCGCCGAGGAGGGAGTGTTACGAACCCGTTTCGTTGTTCTGGCATGCGAGTTATGCATTTAGCTCCTACTGGGCAAGGTTTCGGAGTCGGGGCGCGACTTGCTATTTCAACGGACTTGCGCAACAAACGACAAAGAATCCTA GTCGTGGATTTTGCAAGTTCCCAAGTGTGGCTGtttga